The Vibrio sp. SNU_ST1 genome has a segment encoding these proteins:
- the dinG gene encoding ATP-dependent DNA helicase DinG, with the protein MLTTKIQNSIRTSYQNLQDQLDNFVPRRAQNYLVAEIAKTLCGQYHKSNRMIVAEAGTGIGKSLAYLMATIPVAVLNNRKIVISTATVALQEQLVNKDLPLYRRLTDREFSFILAKGRQRYCCTEKLAAACGVDGGQMAMFESKPKKKDIEQLQTMYRSLTQGKWDGDRDSWPKPIDNMIWQMIVSDKHSCNNSMPTHRDCPFQKARSELDKADVIIANHSLVMADADLGGGVILPEPENSIYIFDEAHHLPHVARDHSSAAASLKGAASWLERLNQSITKLSGLADEKRVHRFRNELQDSVQQLIPTLTQMSKQFDASHFEDGLYRFEHGDLPEWLESESKDLKQLTQKASQAVAKIADLIAERVKDGELSTKLAEPALAEIGFYIQRTENLAQVWRLMAEPKREKGAPLARWLELSKESEGDFVVNVSPLEVGWQLDQQIWSRCVGAVLVSATMRALNSFSFFCHQSGISQKAEDGVQFLALASPFDYQNQAELVIPAMKYEPQAPQFTEYLIEILPKVIEDNKANLVLFSSYWQMNQVAEALATDFVKKSWALQVQGDTSRTEILKKHKKLIDQGKTSVLFGTGSFSEGLDLPGELLENLVITKIPFGVPTSPVERAHSEYIESRGGNPFMQITVPEASKKLIQSVGRLLRKERDSGKVTILDRRIVTKRYGKSLLDSLPPFKRTIKY; encoded by the coding sequence ATGCTAACTACTAAAATTCAAAATTCTATACGCACCAGTTATCAAAACCTCCAAGATCAGTTGGATAACTTTGTACCTCGACGTGCTCAAAATTACCTTGTTGCAGAAATAGCCAAGACACTTTGTGGTCAATACCACAAAAGTAATCGCATGATTGTTGCTGAAGCAGGTACCGGGATCGGGAAATCACTGGCTTATTTGATGGCAACAATTCCTGTTGCGGTACTCAACAATCGGAAAATCGTCATTTCAACAGCAACGGTTGCGCTACAAGAACAACTCGTCAATAAAGATCTCCCCCTATATAGAAGACTTACTGATAGAGAGTTTTCTTTCATTCTTGCAAAAGGTAGGCAGCGTTATTGTTGTACAGAGAAGTTAGCCGCTGCGTGTGGGGTTGATGGCGGTCAAATGGCCATGTTCGAATCCAAACCAAAAAAGAAAGACATCGAACAACTGCAAACCATGTACCGTAGTTTGACTCAAGGTAAATGGGATGGCGACCGTGATTCTTGGCCAAAACCTATCGACAACATGATTTGGCAGATGATCGTCAGTGATAAGCACAGCTGTAACAACAGTATGCCTACACACAGAGACTGCCCTTTCCAGAAAGCGCGCTCAGAGCTAGATAAAGCGGACGTGATTATCGCCAATCACAGTTTAGTGATGGCTGATGCGGACCTAGGCGGCGGTGTGATACTGCCAGAACCAGAAAATAGCATCTATATATTTGATGAAGCTCACCACTTGCCACATGTAGCAAGAGATCACTCCTCTGCGGCCGCAAGCTTAAAAGGTGCGGCCTCTTGGTTAGAGCGTTTGAATCAATCGATCACTAAGCTTTCGGGGCTAGCAGACGAGAAACGTGTTCATCGATTTAGAAATGAGTTGCAAGACTCGGTACAACAACTGATCCCGACCCTGACTCAAATGAGTAAACAGTTTGACGCTAGCCACTTTGAAGATGGCTTGTATCGCTTCGAGCATGGCGACTTACCTGAATGGTTAGAAAGCGAATCGAAAGATCTCAAGCAATTAACGCAAAAGGCGAGCCAAGCCGTTGCGAAAATTGCAGACTTGATTGCAGAACGAGTCAAAGATGGAGAGCTTTCAACAAAGCTTGCAGAGCCTGCGCTTGCAGAGATTGGCTTCTATATACAAAGAACAGAAAACCTTGCTCAAGTTTGGCGATTAATGGCTGAACCTAAGAGAGAAAAAGGGGCGCCTTTGGCTCGTTGGCTTGAATTAAGCAAAGAAAGCGAGGGGGACTTTGTTGTTAATGTCTCACCATTAGAAGTCGGTTGGCAACTGGACCAACAGATTTGGAGTCGTTGTGTTGGTGCAGTGTTAGTATCTGCGACCATGAGGGCGCTCAACTCTTTCAGCTTTTTTTGTCATCAATCAGGTATCAGCCAAAAAGCAGAAGATGGTGTACAATTTCTTGCTTTGGCATCGCCGTTTGATTACCAGAACCAAGCTGAGCTGGTTATTCCTGCAATGAAGTATGAACCGCAAGCACCTCAGTTTACTGAATATCTTATTGAAATATTGCCTAAGGTAATAGAAGACAACAAAGCCAATCTCGTTCTATTCTCTTCTTATTGGCAAATGAACCAAGTGGCCGAGGCTTTGGCAACAGATTTCGTTAAAAAGTCGTGGGCATTACAGGTTCAGGGTGATACTTCACGAACTGAAATTCTAAAAAAACATAAAAAGCTCATTGACCAAGGTAAAACCAGCGTTCTTTTTGGAACGGGTAGCTTTTCTGAGGGTCTCGATCTACCGGGCGAGCTGCTTGAAAACCTCGTTATTACCAAGATTCCTTTTGGGGTTCCGACCTCTCCTGTAGAGCGAGCACATTCAGAATATATTGAATCTCGTGGCGGTAATCCTTTTATGCAGATTACTGTTCCCGAAGCGAGTAAAAAGCTTATTCAATCGGTGGGTAGATTGCTGCGTAAGGAACGAGATTCTGGTAAAGTCACGATCCTTGATAGACGCATAGTCACGAAGCGATACGGAAAGTCCCTACTCGATTCACTACCGCCTTTTAAAAGAACAATAAAATACTAA
- a CDS encoding porin, whose protein sequence is MKKTLLALVVAAASTSAFANVDTQNSKPNFEFDPMHKDQFSVSGAIGLGGYYDTKTKALYDDWATAVTVATIYQNNRLRGYVEVDLELNYSTDEAKKNIQSGPATDLDKAWLGYETDFGLVSFGWENDTALDKVDGAGDNTYEFGSSAGDTSDAFNVIKFEGKASAFAYGISTFETDDNREKAETGYNGYFGVEQETYKVYAGYETREAGKEDQEVISLSGNVTLGAASLGANFWVNDNETKAKTGSTDTGYYLSGSYAVTEALKLAAGYNAVETDFQLAGKADVDMSRVNIAAMYTLNDRVDMGIDILRDLDTKSADQGNETAVFAAMFYSF, encoded by the coding sequence ATGAAAAAGACTCTATTAGCTCTAGTAGTAGCAGCAGCTTCTACTTCTGCATTCGCAAACGTTGATACTCAAAACTCTAAGCCAAATTTTGAGTTTGACCCAATGCACAAAGACCAGTTCTCAGTTTCTGGTGCAATCGGTCTTGGTGGTTACTACGATACAAAAACTAAAGCTCTTTACGATGATTGGGCTACTGCAGTAACAGTTGCGACTATCTACCAAAACAACCGTCTACGTGGTTACGTAGAAGTTGATCTAGAGCTAAACTACAGCACAGATGAAGCTAAGAAAAACATTCAATCTGGCCCTGCAACTGACCTAGATAAAGCATGGTTAGGTTACGAAACTGATTTCGGTCTAGTATCTTTCGGTTGGGAAAATGATACTGCACTTGATAAAGTTGATGGCGCTGGCGACAACACTTACGAGTTCGGTTCTTCTGCAGGCGACACTTCTGACGCATTCAACGTAATCAAGTTTGAAGGTAAGGCATCTGCATTTGCATACGGTATCTCTACTTTTGAAACTGATGATAACCGTGAAAAAGCTGAAACTGGCTACAACGGCTACTTCGGTGTAGAGCAAGAGACTTACAAAGTTTACGCTGGTTACGAAACTCGTGAAGCTGGTAAAGAAGACCAAGAAGTTATCTCTCTATCTGGTAACGTAACTCTAGGTGCAGCATCTCTAGGTGCAAACTTCTGGGTTAACGATAACGAGACTAAAGCTAAAACAGGTTCTACGGACACTGGTTACTACCTATCAGGTTCTTACGCAGTAACTGAAGCTCTAAAACTTGCTGCAGGCTACAACGCTGTTGAAACTGACTTCCAACTTGCTGGTAAAGCCGATGTTGATATGTCTCGCGTAAACATCGCTGCTATGTACACTCTTAACGACCGTGTTGACATGGGTATCGATATCCTACGTGACCTTGACACAAAGTCTGCTGATCAAGGTAACGAGACTGCAGTATTTGCTGCAATGTTCTACAGCTTCTAA
- a CDS encoding pseudouridine synthase, whose protein sequence is MSTRSRSASRSDKPARSGTTLKQSGNRQNQHSGKNDTGSSHKKPYSSKHRYKGKPTHAKPKVAPEDRKVILFNKPFDTLSQFTDGEGRKTLADFIPVKDVYAAGRLDRDSEGLLVLTNDGIFQAKLTQPNSKSPKTYWVQVEGAPSEKDLDKLRKGVELKDGMTLPAEVQVMQEPEIWNRTPPVRFRAAIPTTWLAITIIEGRNRQVRRMTANIGFPTLRLIRYSMGNMDVGQLQPGEWKEV, encoded by the coding sequence ATGTCTACTCGCTCACGCAGCGCATCTCGTTCAGACAAACCGGCTCGTTCTGGTACCACATTAAAACAAAGCGGTAATAGACAGAATCAACACAGTGGTAAAAATGACACTGGCAGTTCACACAAAAAACCGTACTCCAGCAAACACCGATATAAAGGTAAACCTACCCACGCAAAGCCTAAGGTAGCCCCCGAAGATCGCAAAGTGATTCTATTCAACAAGCCTTTTGATACGCTCAGCCAGTTCACTGATGGCGAAGGTAGAAAAACGCTAGCGGATTTTATTCCAGTAAAAGATGTTTATGCTGCTGGCCGCTTAGATCGCGATAGTGAAGGTTTATTGGTCTTGACCAATGATGGCATCTTTCAAGCTAAGTTGACTCAGCCGAACTCAAAATCACCCAAGACTTATTGGGTACAGGTTGAAGGTGCACCTTCTGAGAAAGATCTAGATAAACTGAGAAAAGGTGTGGAACTAAAAGATGGCATGACATTGCCTGCAGAAGTACAAGTGATGCAAGAACCTGAGATTTGGAACAGAACACCGCCAGTGCGCTTCAGAGCGGCGATACCAACAACATGGTTAGCTATTACCATCATCGAAGGACGTAACCGTCAGGTAAGACGAATGACGGCAAACATAGGCTTCCCTACCCTGCGTCTAATCCGCTACTCAATGGGCAATATGGACGTGGGTCAGCTTCAGCCAGGTGAATGGAAAGAAGTTTGA
- a CDS encoding NADP-dependent isocitrate dehydrogenase — protein sequence MPTEKPTIIYTITDEAPALATYSLLPIIQSFTASSGINVDTRDISLAGRIIANFPDYLNVEQRIGDALAELGELAKTPEANIIKLPNISASVPQLQATIKELQSKGYALPNYPEEANTDEEKAVKATYDKIKGSAVNPVLREGNSDRRAPLSVKNYAKKNPHSMGAWSADSKSHVSSMDDKDFFGSEKSVTIEGATEVSIEFVGKDGAKKTLKPAFALQDKEIIDASVMNKAALVAFFEKEIASAKEQGVLLSLHMKATMMKVSDPVIFGHAVKVYYKDVFAKHGQLFEELGVDVNNGIGDVYAKIAALPQEQKEAIEADLQAVYETQPPLAMVDSDRGITNLHVPSDIIVDASMPAMLRSSGQMWDPEGKQKDTKAMIPDRSYASIYQAVIDFCKENGAFDPTTMGSVPNVGLMAQKAEEYGSHDKTFILEAAGQVQVVDASGAVLLEQDVEEGDIFRMCQVKDAPIQDWVKLAVTRARASGVPAVFWLDASRAHDAQLIKKVEAYLPEYDTDGLEIKILAPLEATQYSLVRIKEGLDTISVTGNVLRDYLTDLFPILELGTSAKMLSIVPLMNGGGLFETGAGGSAPKHVQQVEKENHLRWDSLGEFLALAASLEHLSVVTGNAKAQVLADALDKATGEFLDNNKSPSRRVGELDNRGSHYYLAAYWAKALAEQTVDADLAAEFAGVATQLAESEEAIVAELNNAQGPAGDLGGYYLLDDALVSSLMRPSSTLNAFIDA from the coding sequence ATGCCTACTGAAAAACCAACGATCATCTATACCATTACTGACGAAGCTCCGGCGCTAGCAACTTACTCTCTGCTGCCTATCATTCAATCTTTTACGGCTTCTTCTGGTATTAACGTTGATACTCGCGACATTTCACTTGCAGGGCGCATTATTGCCAACTTCCCTGATTACTTGAACGTAGAGCAACGTATTGGTGATGCATTAGCTGAACTAGGTGAATTGGCTAAGACACCAGAAGCGAACATCATCAAGCTTCCAAACATCTCTGCATCTGTACCTCAACTTCAAGCAACAATCAAAGAACTTCAGTCAAAAGGTTACGCACTTCCTAATTACCCAGAAGAAGCAAACACTGACGAAGAGAAAGCCGTTAAAGCAACTTACGATAAAATAAAAGGCAGTGCAGTAAACCCTGTGCTACGTGAAGGTAACTCGGATCGCCGAGCTCCACTTTCTGTTAAGAACTACGCGAAGAAAAACCCACACTCAATGGGTGCATGGTCTGCAGATTCTAAGTCGCACGTTTCAAGTATGGACGACAAAGACTTCTTCGGCAGCGAAAAATCAGTAACAATTGAAGGTGCTACAGAAGTTAGCATTGAATTCGTTGGCAAAGATGGTGCGAAGAAAACTCTGAAGCCAGCTTTTGCATTGCAAGATAAAGAGATCATTGATGCGTCAGTGATGAACAAGGCCGCTTTGGTTGCATTCTTCGAGAAAGAGATCGCATCGGCTAAAGAGCAAGGCGTATTGCTTTCTCTTCACATGAAAGCGACGATGATGAAAGTATCTGACCCAGTGATCTTTGGTCATGCGGTTAAGGTTTACTACAAAGACGTATTCGCTAAGCACGGTCAACTGTTTGAAGAGCTTGGCGTTGATGTAAATAACGGCATCGGTGATGTCTACGCGAAGATTGCAGCGCTTCCTCAAGAGCAGAAAGAAGCGATTGAAGCTGACCTACAAGCGGTATACGAGACTCAACCACCACTAGCGATGGTTGATTCGGATCGCGGCATTACTAACCTACACGTTCCAAGCGACATCATTGTTGATGCATCTATGCCTGCAATGCTACGTTCTTCTGGTCAAATGTGGGATCCAGAAGGTAAGCAAAAAGATACCAAAGCTATGATCCCTGATCGCAGCTACGCAAGCATCTACCAAGCAGTTATTGATTTCTGCAAAGAGAATGGTGCTTTCGATCCAACAACAATGGGTAGTGTACCAAACGTTGGCTTGATGGCTCAAAAAGCTGAAGAGTACGGTTCTCACGATAAGACTTTTATCCTTGAAGCTGCTGGTCAGGTTCAAGTGGTTGATGCTTCAGGTGCAGTACTGCTTGAGCAAGACGTAGAGGAAGGCGATATCTTCCGTATGTGTCAGGTTAAAGATGCACCAATTCAAGACTGGGTTAAGCTAGCGGTAACTCGTGCTCGTGCTTCGGGTGTTCCTGCAGTATTCTGGCTAGACGCGTCTCGTGCGCATGATGCTCAGCTTATTAAGAAAGTTGAAGCTTACCTTCCTGAATATGATACCGATGGTCTTGAAATTAAGATCCTTGCTCCTTTAGAAGCAACTCAGTACTCACTGGTTCGTATCAAAGAAGGTCTAGATACGATTTCGGTTACAGGTAACGTATTACGTGATTACCTAACTGATTTGTTCCCAATCCTAGAGCTTGGTACGTCAGCTAAAATGCTATCGATTGTTCCACTTATGAACGGTGGCGGCCTGTTTGAAACAGGTGCTGGCGGTTCTGCGCCTAAGCACGTTCAACAAGTAGAGAAAGAAAACCACCTGCGTTGGGACTCTCTTGGTGAGTTCTTGGCACTAGCGGCATCTCTAGAGCACCTAAGCGTAGTTACGGGGAATGCTAAGGCACAAGTTCTCGCTGACGCGCTTGATAAAGCGACGGGTGAATTCCTAGATAACAACAAGTCTCCTTCACGTCGAGTGGGTGAGCTTGATAACCGTGGTAGCCACTACTACCTTGCAGCATACTGGGCGAAAGCGCTGGCTGAGCAAACGGTTGATGCTGACCTTGCTGCTGAGTTCGCAGGTGTTGCAACTCAATTGGCTGAAAGTGAAGAAGCTATTGTTGCTGAGCTGAATAACGCTCAAGGTCCAGCTGGCGACTTAGGTGGTTATTACCTACTTGATGATGCATTGGTTTCATCACTAATGCGCCCAAGCTCAACGCTAAACGCATTTATTGACGCATAG
- the cspD gene encoding cold shock domain-containing protein CspD: MATGTVKWFNNAKGFGFICPEGEDGDIFAHYSTIQMEGYRTLKAGQQVDYEVESGPKGSHASSVVPVEGSAVK; the protein is encoded by the coding sequence ATGGCTACAGGTACAGTAAAATGGTTTAACAATGCCAAAGGGTTTGGCTTTATTTGTCCAGAAGGTGAAGATGGCGATATTTTCGCGCACTACTCCACAATACAAATGGAAGGTTATCGAACCTTAAAGGCAGGTCAACAGGTCGATTATGAAGTAGAAAGTGGACCTAAAGGCTCCCATGCTAGCTCCGTTGTTCCTGTAGAAGGCAGCGCCGTAAAATAG
- the clpS gene encoding ATP-dependent Clp protease adapter ClpS, producing MSRNFEWASPGSDLLEKERTKVKPPAMYNVVLHNDDYTPMDFVIEILERLFSLDIEKATEVMLKVHYEGKAICGTYSAEIAETKVAQVTMYSKENEHPLLCTMEQV from the coding sequence ATGAGCAGAAACTTTGAATGGGCATCTCCAGGCTCAGATTTACTGGAGAAAGAGAGAACGAAAGTAAAGCCACCGGCAATGTATAACGTTGTATTACATAACGATGACTACACGCCCATGGACTTTGTAATCGAGATCCTAGAGCGACTTTTCTCACTAGATATCGAAAAAGCAACGGAAGTGATGCTCAAGGTTCATTATGAAGGTAAAGCTATTTGCGGCACATACAGTGCTGAAATAGCGGAAACAAAGGTAGCGCAGGTAACGATGTACTCAAAGGAAAATGAGCATCCGCTACTATGTACAATGGAGCAAGTGTAA
- the clpA gene encoding ATP-dependent Clp protease ATP-binding subunit ClpA, with amino-acid sequence MLNKELETSLNGAFSRARDKRHEFMTVEHLLLALLENDAAKEALQACQADLDALRNELDIFIDQTTPLIPESDETRETQPTLSFQRVLQRAVFHVQSSGRSEVTGANVLVAIFSEQESHAAYLLKKNDISRLDIVNFISHGITKGSSEGDSGSSPDSFGGAENAEEANSEDRLENFATNLNEVAKQGNIDPLIGRDKELERTVQVLCRRRKNNPLLVGEAGVGKTAIAEGLAWRIVEGQVPEIIQSSVIYSLDIGSLLAGTKYRGDFEKRFKAILKQLEKEEDAILFIDEIHTIIGAGAASGGQVDAANLIKPLLSSGKLRCIGSTTYQEYSSIFEKERALSRRFQKIDIVEPSLDDTTKILIGLKPKYEAHHEVRYTNKALRAAVELSAKYINERHLPDKAIDVIDEAGARSRLAPASRRKKTVSVADIESMVAKMARIPEKSVSSSDKDTLQKLDDRMKMLVFGQDPAIDVLSEAIKLTRAGLGADNKPVGSFLFAGPTGVGKTEVTVQLSKLMGIELLRFDMSEYGERHSVSRLIGAPPGYVGYDQGGLLTDAVIKNPHSVVLLDEIEKAHPDIFNLLLQVMDNGTLTDNNGRKADFRNVILVMTTNAGVAETEKKSIGLIQQDHAPDAMGEIKKVFTPEFRNRLDNIIWFNSLDPSVISQVVDKFIVELQVQLDARGVSLEVSEDARHWLAERGYDKTMGARPMGRVIQEKLKKPLANELLFGSLVDGGTVKVSLKKDELDFIYVGAKEEVMH; translated from the coding sequence ATGCTAAATAAAGAATTAGAGACGAGTTTAAATGGCGCATTTTCTCGTGCGCGAGACAAGCGACATGAATTCATGACTGTCGAACACCTCCTACTAGCATTATTAGAAAATGATGCGGCCAAGGAAGCGCTCCAAGCTTGTCAGGCTGATCTCGATGCTCTTCGCAATGAGCTCGATATTTTTATCGACCAAACGACGCCACTCATCCCTGAAAGCGACGAGACTCGTGAAACCCAGCCCACGCTGAGTTTTCAACGAGTACTTCAGCGCGCTGTTTTTCATGTTCAATCTTCAGGTCGCAGCGAAGTAACCGGTGCAAATGTACTTGTGGCTATTTTTAGTGAGCAAGAATCTCACGCGGCGTATCTTCTTAAGAAAAACGACATTAGTCGCTTAGACATAGTGAACTTTATTTCACACGGTATTACCAAAGGCAGTAGTGAAGGCGATAGTGGTTCATCTCCTGATTCATTTGGTGGTGCAGAGAATGCCGAAGAAGCTAACTCAGAAGACCGTCTAGAAAACTTTGCAACCAACCTTAACGAGGTAGCAAAGCAAGGTAACATTGACCCACTAATCGGTCGTGACAAAGAACTAGAACGTACTGTTCAAGTTCTGTGTCGTCGTCGTAAGAACAACCCTCTATTAGTGGGAGAGGCGGGTGTAGGTAAAACTGCTATCGCTGAAGGGCTTGCATGGCGCATCGTTGAAGGCCAAGTACCTGAAATTATTCAGAGCAGCGTGATTTACTCTTTGGATATTGGTTCACTGCTTGCGGGAACGAAATATCGTGGTGATTTTGAGAAGCGCTTTAAAGCGATTCTGAAGCAACTAGAGAAAGAAGAAGACGCCATCCTGTTCATCGATGAGATCCATACCATTATTGGTGCGGGTGCAGCATCGGGTGGCCAGGTGGATGCGGCAAACCTAATTAAACCACTATTAAGCAGCGGTAAATTACGTTGTATTGGCTCAACCACTTACCAAGAGTACAGCAGTATTTTTGAGAAGGAGCGTGCTTTATCTCGTCGCTTCCAGAAAATCGATATTGTTGAACCATCGCTAGATGATACAACCAAGATTCTGATTGGCTTGAAGCCAAAATACGAAGCTCACCACGAAGTACGTTACACCAACAAAGCGTTACGTGCCGCTGTAGAGCTGTCTGCTAAGTATATTAATGAACGTCACCTTCCAGATAAGGCGATTGACGTTATTGATGAAGCGGGTGCTCGTAGTCGTTTGGCGCCAGCAAGTCGTCGTAAGAAGACAGTGAGCGTGGCTGATATCGAGTCGATGGTTGCGAAAATGGCTCGTATTCCTGAAAAGTCAGTATCATCTTCAGACAAAGATACGCTGCAGAAACTGGATGACCGCATGAAAATGTTGGTATTTGGACAAGACCCAGCGATCGATGTATTGAGCGAAGCGATCAAGCTAACTCGTGCAGGGTTGGGTGCAGACAATAAACCTGTTGGTTCATTTTTGTTTGCTGGCCCTACTGGTGTCGGTAAAACAGAGGTGACTGTTCAACTGTCTAAATTGATGGGTATTGAGCTTCTGCGCTTTGATATGTCTGAGTACGGTGAGCGTCACTCGGTAAGCCGCTTGATCGGTGCGCCTCCTGGTTATGTTGGTTATGATCAAGGTGGTCTGCTAACCGATGCTGTTATCAAGAACCCACACTCTGTTGTGCTACTTGATGAGATCGAGAAGGCACACCCAGATATCTTTAACTTGTTATTACAAGTGATGGATAACGGTACTTTGACGGACAACAACGGTCGCAAAGCAGATTTCCGCAATGTGATCCTAGTGATGACGACCAACGCTGGTGTCGCAGAAACCGAGAAGAAATCGATCGGTTTGATCCAACAAGATCATGCGCCAGATGCGATGGGTGAAATCAAGAAGGTATTTACTCCTGAGTTCCGTAACCGTCTTGATAACATCATCTGGTTCAACAGCCTTGATCCAAGTGTGATAAGTCAAGTTGTTGATAAGTTCATTGTTGAGCTTCAGGTCCAACTGGACGCTCGTGGTGTATCTTTAGAGGTTTCTGAGGATGCTCGTCATTGGTTAGCTGAAAGAGGCTATGACAAGACCATGGGCGCTCGTCCGATGGGACGTGTGATTCAAGAGAAGCTTAAAAAACCTCTTGCTAATGAGTTGCTGTTCGGAAGTTTGGTTGACGGCGGTACGGTTAAAGTATCTCTGAAAAAAGACGAACTGGATTTCATCTATGTTGGTGCGAAAGAAGAGGTTATGCATTAG
- the infA gene encoding translation initiation factor IF-1 produces the protein MAKEDVIEMQGTVLDTLPNTMFRVELENGHVVTAHISGKMRKNYIRILTGDKVTVEMTPYDLSKGRIVFRAR, from the coding sequence ATGGCTAAAGAAGACGTAATCGAGATGCAAGGCACTGTCCTTGATACTCTACCAAACACAATGTTCCGTGTTGAGCTTGAAAACGGTCACGTAGTGACAGCACACATCTCTGGTAAAATGCGTAAGAACTACATCCGTATTCTTACTGGTGATAAAGTAACTGTTGAGATGACTCCATACGACCTTTCTAAAGGCCGCATCGTCTTCCGTGCTCGTTAA
- a CDS encoding arginyltransferase: MNPDLQQIRIGLTDNHACSYLPHLEERVAVTLDEHMHTADNYEVLLANGFRRSGTTIYKPHCDNCSSCQAIRLSIPEVQFSKSQRRILNKAKALRWELKDEMDDNWFDLYSRYITARHRSGTMYPPKKEEFLRFSKNEWLATKFMHIYDEGQLVGIAVTDIMPHCTSAFYTFFDPDIDISMGTLGVLFQIQHAQKEQKQWLYLGYQIDECPAMNYKVRFQRHQRLVNQRWQG; this comes from the coding sequence ATGAATCCAGATTTACAACAAATCAGAATTGGATTAACAGACAATCACGCTTGCAGTTACTTACCCCATCTCGAAGAAAGAGTGGCAGTCACGCTTGATGAACACATGCACACAGCAGATAACTATGAAGTCCTGCTTGCGAATGGATTTCGCCGCAGTGGAACAACCATTTATAAACCACATTGCGATAATTGCTCATCGTGCCAAGCGATTCGACTTTCGATTCCCGAGGTCCAGTTTTCCAAGAGCCAACGACGAATACTCAACAAGGCCAAAGCACTGCGTTGGGAGCTGAAAGATGAAATGGATGACAACTGGTTTGACTTGTATAGCCGCTATATAACCGCTCGCCACCGTTCGGGAACCATGTATCCACCGAAGAAAGAAGAGTTTCTGCGTTTCTCTAAAAATGAATGGCTTGCTACAAAGTTCATGCACATCTATGATGAGGGGCAGTTAGTCGGCATTGCCGTTACAGACATCATGCCTCACTGTACGAGCGCGTTTTATACCTTCTTCGACCCTGATATCGACATTTCTATGGGAACTCTTGGCGTTCTATTCCAGATCCAACATGCCCAGAAAGAACAAAAACAATGGTTATATTTGGGTTATCAAATCGATGAATGCCCTGCGATGAACTATAAAGTACGATTTCAACGTCATCAAAGGCTAGTAAATCAGCGGTGGCAAGGGTAG
- the aat gene encoding leucyl/phenylalanyl-tRNA--protein transferase: MTIYLTELDTTSIEFPSPFDALDEPNGLLAFGGDLSPMRILNAYSQGIFPWYGPGEPILWWSPAPRAVFNPKTFEPSKSLKKFQRKQNYRVSINQATDRVIGYCSSLRPEEETWLNNDMQAAYRELASLGFCHSVEVWQGDELIGGLYGLQRGQVFCGESMFSLKTNASKIALWYFCEHFTLFGGQLIDCQVMNPHLESLGAIEVDRDEFLSSLQLLKETSVNDACFKKQWLKEMP, encoded by the coding sequence ATGACTATATACCTAACCGAACTTGATACTACTAGTATAGAGTTTCCTTCGCCCTTCGACGCGCTTGATGAACCCAACGGTCTACTCGCATTCGGGGGTGATTTGTCACCGATGCGAATTTTGAACGCTTATAGCCAAGGTATATTTCCATGGTATGGCCCAGGAGAGCCTATACTTTGGTGGAGCCCTGCACCACGAGCGGTATTTAATCCTAAGACATTCGAACCATCAAAAAGTCTTAAAAAATTTCAACGAAAACAGAATTACCGTGTCAGCATCAACCAAGCGACGGACAGAGTAATTGGTTATTGCTCTTCACTGAGACCCGAAGAGGAAACTTGGTTAAACAATGACATGCAAGCAGCCTACCGTGAACTCGCTTCATTAGGGTTCTGCCACTCAGTTGAGGTTTGGCAAGGTGACGAGCTGATTGGCGGGCTTTATGGGTTACAAAGAGGCCAAGTCTTTTGCGGCGAGTCGATGTTCAGCCTGAAGACCAATGCCTCTAAAATTGCACTATGGTACTTTTGTGAGCACTTTACACTATTCGGCGGACAACTCATTGATTGCCAAGTCATGAACCCACACTTGGAATCCTTGGGCGCTATCGAGGTTGATAGGGATGAATTCCTAAGTTCTCTTCAATTACTCAAAGAAACGTCCGTTAACGATGCATGTTTCAAAAAACAATGGCTAAAGGAAATGCCTTAA